From the genome of Vulpes lagopus strain Blue_001 chromosome 2, ASM1834538v1, whole genome shotgun sequence, one region includes:
- the FANK1 gene encoding fibronectin type 3 and ankyrin repeat domains protein 1 isoform X1, with translation MLMPKGITPSSKPHPPVVGKVTHHSIELYWDLEKRAKRQGPQEQWFRFSIEEEDPKMHTYGIIYTGYATKHVVEGLEPRTLYRFRLKVTSPSGEYEYSPVVSVSTTREPISSEHFHRAVNVNDEDLLVRILQGGNVKVDVPNKFGFTALMVAAQKGYSRLVKILVSNGTDVNLRNGSGKDSLMLACYAGHLDVVKYLRRHGASWETRDLGGCTALHWAADGGHCSVIEWMIKDGCEVDAADTGSGWTPLMRVSAVSGNQRVASLLIEAGADVNMKDKDGKTPLMVAVLNNHEELVQLLLDKGADATVKNEFGKGVLEMARVFDRQNVVSLLEERKKTHAAKK, from the exons GAATCACACCATCCTCAAAGCCTCATCCACCTGTTGTGGGCAAAGTGACTCATCACAGCATTGAATTGTACTGGGATCTGGAAAAGAGAGCGAAACGGCAAGGACCTCAGGAGCAGTGGTTCAGGTTCTCGATCGAAGAAGAAGACCCCAAAATGCACACTTACGGTATCATTTATAC GGGATATGCAACGAAGCATGTTGTGGAAGGTCTGGAACCACGGACACTGTACAGATTTCGACTGAAGGTCACCAGCCCCTCTGGAGAGTATGAGTACAGCCCAGTGGTCTCCGTGTCTACAACCA GAGAACCCATAAGTAGTGAGCACTTCCATCGAGCTGTCAATGTGAATGATGAAGATTTGCTGGTTCGAATACTTCAAGGAGG aaatgTGAAGGTCGATGTTCCCAATAAGTTTGGCTTTACCGCTCTGATGGTCGCTGCCCAGAAAGGATACAGCAG GCTTGTGAAAATCCTCGTTTCTAACGGCACAGATGTGAATCTGAGGAACGGAAGTGGCAAGGACAG TCTGATGCTTGCGTGCTACGCGGGACACCTAGACGTTGTGAAATATCTCCGAAGACACGGCGCTTCTTGGGAGACCAGAGACCTAGGAGGCTGCACTGCTCTGCACTGGGCTGCAGATGGAGGCCACTGCAGTGTGATCGAGTGGATGATAAAAGACGGCTGTGAG GTAGACGCTGCGGACACGGGCTCAGGATGGACCCCACTCATGAGAGTCTCTGCTGTCTCAGGAAACCAGAGGGTAGCCTCTCTGCTGATTGAAGCTGGAGCGGACGTGAACATGAAAGACAAAGATGGAAAGACCCCTCTAATG GTGGCTGTGTTAAATAATCACGAGGAGTTAGTCCAGCTACTTCTTGACAAAGGGGCAGATGCAACTGTAAAGAATGAG TTTGGCAAAGGTGTGCTAGAGATGGCCAGAGTTTTTGACAGACAG AACGTGGTCTCCTtgttggaagaaaggaaaaaaacccacgcGGCAAAGAAGTAG
- the FANK1 gene encoding fibronectin type 3 and ankyrin repeat domains protein 1 isoform X2 has protein sequence MEPHRITPSSKPHPPVVGKVTHHSIELYWDLEKRAKRQGPQEQWFRFSIEEEDPKMHTYGIIYTGYATKHVVEGLEPRTLYRFRLKVTSPSGEYEYSPVVSVSTTREPISSEHFHRAVNVNDEDLLVRILQGGNVKVDVPNKFGFTALMVAAQKGYSRLVKILVSNGTDVNLRNGSGKDSLMLACYAGHLDVVKYLRRHGASWETRDLGGCTALHWAADGGHCSVIEWMIKDGCEVDAADTGSGWTPLMRVSAVSGNQRVASLLIEAGADVNMKDKDGKTPLMVAVLNNHEELVQLLLDKGADATVKNEFGKGVLEMARVFDRQNVVSLLEERKKTHAAKK, from the exons GAATCACACCATCCTCAAAGCCTCATCCACCTGTTGTGGGCAAAGTGACTCATCACAGCATTGAATTGTACTGGGATCTGGAAAAGAGAGCGAAACGGCAAGGACCTCAGGAGCAGTGGTTCAGGTTCTCGATCGAAGAAGAAGACCCCAAAATGCACACTTACGGTATCATTTATAC GGGATATGCAACGAAGCATGTTGTGGAAGGTCTGGAACCACGGACACTGTACAGATTTCGACTGAAGGTCACCAGCCCCTCTGGAGAGTATGAGTACAGCCCAGTGGTCTCCGTGTCTACAACCA GAGAACCCATAAGTAGTGAGCACTTCCATCGAGCTGTCAATGTGAATGATGAAGATTTGCTGGTTCGAATACTTCAAGGAGG aaatgTGAAGGTCGATGTTCCCAATAAGTTTGGCTTTACCGCTCTGATGGTCGCTGCCCAGAAAGGATACAGCAG GCTTGTGAAAATCCTCGTTTCTAACGGCACAGATGTGAATCTGAGGAACGGAAGTGGCAAGGACAG TCTGATGCTTGCGTGCTACGCGGGACACCTAGACGTTGTGAAATATCTCCGAAGACACGGCGCTTCTTGGGAGACCAGAGACCTAGGAGGCTGCACTGCTCTGCACTGGGCTGCAGATGGAGGCCACTGCAGTGTGATCGAGTGGATGATAAAAGACGGCTGTGAG GTAGACGCTGCGGACACGGGCTCAGGATGGACCCCACTCATGAGAGTCTCTGCTGTCTCAGGAAACCAGAGGGTAGCCTCTCTGCTGATTGAAGCTGGAGCGGACGTGAACATGAAAGACAAAGATGGAAAGACCCCTCTAATG GTGGCTGTGTTAAATAATCACGAGGAGTTAGTCCAGCTACTTCTTGACAAAGGGGCAGATGCAACTGTAAAGAATGAG TTTGGCAAAGGTGTGCTAGAGATGGCCAGAGTTTTTGACAGACAG AACGTGGTCTCCTtgttggaagaaaggaaaaaaacccacgcGGCAAAGAAGTAG
- the FANK1 gene encoding fibronectin type 3 and ankyrin repeat domains protein 1 isoform X3, which yields MLMPKGITPSSKPHPPVVGKVTHHSIELYWDLEKRAKRQGPQEQWFRFSIEEEDPKMHTYGIIYTGYATKHVVEGLEPRTLYRFRLKVTSPSGEYEYSPVVSVSTTREPISSEHFHRAVNVNDEDLLVRILQGGNVKVDVPNKFGFTALMVAAQKGYSRLVKILVSNGTDVNLRNGSGKDSLMLACYAGHLDVVKYLRRHGASWETRDLGGCTALHWAADGGHCSVIEWMIKDGCEVDAADTGSGWTPLMRVSAVSGNQRVASLLIEAGADVNMKDKDGKTPLMVAVLNNHEELVQLLLDKGADATVKNENVVSLLEERKKTHAAKK from the exons GAATCACACCATCCTCAAAGCCTCATCCACCTGTTGTGGGCAAAGTGACTCATCACAGCATTGAATTGTACTGGGATCTGGAAAAGAGAGCGAAACGGCAAGGACCTCAGGAGCAGTGGTTCAGGTTCTCGATCGAAGAAGAAGACCCCAAAATGCACACTTACGGTATCATTTATAC GGGATATGCAACGAAGCATGTTGTGGAAGGTCTGGAACCACGGACACTGTACAGATTTCGACTGAAGGTCACCAGCCCCTCTGGAGAGTATGAGTACAGCCCAGTGGTCTCCGTGTCTACAACCA GAGAACCCATAAGTAGTGAGCACTTCCATCGAGCTGTCAATGTGAATGATGAAGATTTGCTGGTTCGAATACTTCAAGGAGG aaatgTGAAGGTCGATGTTCCCAATAAGTTTGGCTTTACCGCTCTGATGGTCGCTGCCCAGAAAGGATACAGCAG GCTTGTGAAAATCCTCGTTTCTAACGGCACAGATGTGAATCTGAGGAACGGAAGTGGCAAGGACAG TCTGATGCTTGCGTGCTACGCGGGACACCTAGACGTTGTGAAATATCTCCGAAGACACGGCGCTTCTTGGGAGACCAGAGACCTAGGAGGCTGCACTGCTCTGCACTGGGCTGCAGATGGAGGCCACTGCAGTGTGATCGAGTGGATGATAAAAGACGGCTGTGAG GTAGACGCTGCGGACACGGGCTCAGGATGGACCCCACTCATGAGAGTCTCTGCTGTCTCAGGAAACCAGAGGGTAGCCTCTCTGCTGATTGAAGCTGGAGCGGACGTGAACATGAAAGACAAAGATGGAAAGACCCCTCTAATG GTGGCTGTGTTAAATAATCACGAGGAGTTAGTCCAGCTACTTCTTGACAAAGGGGCAGATGCAACTGTAAAGAATGAG AACGTGGTCTCCTtgttggaagaaaggaaaaaaacccacgcGGCAAAGAAGTAG